The following proteins come from a genomic window of Triticum aestivum cultivar Chinese Spring chromosome 6A, IWGSC CS RefSeq v2.1, whole genome shotgun sequence:
- the LOC123129812 gene encoding receptor like protein 22-like, which yields MRTTASNSYNQMYIYIGNPGLCGELIGRNCSTRNAVKSGLEDIDHMSSVYLAMSMGFVVGLWIVFYTMSTKRAWRAAVFQFVDMMYDMVYVQVTVRFRLCLLGPNFPEWLKSQSNIEVLVLSNANLDDIIPYWFWVTFSQASFLQASGNKLHGSLPAQLPIKIVRLNLSSNSLSGSLPSELNAPLLEEFLLANNQFIGTIPSSICQLTKLKRLDLSGKQLTGDIMQCQKALVPNSTDQFGSDMLSLALNNNDLTGEFPKFLQRSSGLMFLDLSYNRLFGGLPEWLPQKMPHMKILRVRSNMFSGHIPKSLTSLHGLHYLDIAHNNMTGSIPWSLSNLKAMMTMVSQDTGDYIYEESIPVITKDQKRDYTFAIYQLLVVLDLSSNSLAGQVPEEITLLIGLTNLNLSNNQLTGVIPNKIGDLRQLDSLDLSINEFSGEIPSSLSALTYLSHLNLSYNNLSGAIPSGQQLQALANQMYIYIGNPGLCGDPVGRNCSRHDAEQSDLEDIDHMPSVYLAMSIGFVVGLWTVFCTMLMKRTWRAAFFQFVDMMYDMVYVQVAVRWAHVMETTQDGAP from the exons ATGCGGACAACAGCTTCAAACTCTTACAACCAGATGTATATCTACATCGGTAACCCTGGTCTTTGTGGAGAACTTATCGGCAGGAACTGCTCAACACGTAATGCAGTGAAAAGTGGCCTCGAAGATATAGACCATATGTCATCGGTTTATCTTGCCATGAGCATGGGATTTGTGGTGGGTCTTTGGATAGTTTTCTACACGATGTCGACGAAGAGAGCCTGGAGGGCTGCCGTCTTCCAGTTTGTTGATATGATGTATGACATGGTTTATGTGCAAGTGACTGTAAG ATTCCGGTTATGCCTACTGGGCCCCAATTTTCCAGAATGGCTTAAATCGCAGTCAAACATTGAGGTTCTTGTTCTCAGTAATGCGAATCTGGATGACATTATTCCTTATTGGTTTTGGGTGACATTTTCCCAAGCTTCATTCTTGCAAGCATCAGGAAATAAATTGCATGGCTCATTACCGGCACAGTTGCCTATAAAAATAGTAAGACTGAACCTATCTTCAAACTCTTTATCTGGTTCATTGCCATCAGAGTTAAATGCTCCACTACTCGAAGAGTTTTTGCTTGCAAACAATCAATTCATAGGCACCATTCCGTCGTCTATATGCCAATTGACTAAACTGAAAAGGTTGGACCTATCAGGAAAACAGTTAACAGGAGATATTATGCAGTGCCAAAAGGCACTTGTTCCAAACTCTACAGATCAATTTGGCTCTGACATGCTGAGCTTAGCCTTGAATAACAACGATCTCACTGGTGAATTCCCTAAATTTCTTCAAAGGTCATCAGGATTAATGTTCCTTGATCTTTCTTACAACAGGTTATTTGGAGGACTGCCAGAATGGTTACCCCAAAAAATGCCACACATGAAAATATTAAGAGTGAGATCAAATATGTTCAGTGGTCATATTCCTAAGAGTCTCACTTCCCTTCATGGTCTTCATTATTTGGATATAGCACACAACAACATGACAGGAAGCATACCATGGTCTTTGTCAAACCTGAAGGCAATGATGACAATGGTGTCACAGGACACGGGTGATTATATTTATGAGGAGAGCATCCCAGTAATCACAAAGGATCAAAAGCGTGACTACACCTTTGCAATCTACCAGCTATTGGTTGTTCTTGATTTGTCAAGTAATAGTTTGGCAGGACAGGTTCCAGAGGAGATAACTTTACTCATTGGGCTTACCAATCTAAACTTGTCAAATAATCAGCTCACAGGAGTAATCCCAAACAAAATTGGTGATTTAAGGCAGCTGGACTCACTCGACCTGTCCATCAATGAATTTTCTGGTGAAATACCATCAAGTTTGTCTGCTTTAACTTATTTGAGCCACTTGAACTTGTCATACAACAATTTGTCTGGTGCAATACCATCCGGCCAACAGCTACAAGCTCTTGCTAACCAGATGTATATCTACATCGGTAACCCTGGTCTTTGTGGAGATCCTGTCGGCAGGAACTGCTCAAGACATGATGCAGAGCAAAGTGACCTCGAAGACATAGATCATATGCCATCTGTTTATCTTGCCATGAGCATTGGATTTGTGGTGGGTCTGTGGACAGTTTTCTGCACCATGTTGATGAAGAGAACATGGAGGGCTGCCTTCTTCCAGTTTGTTGATATGATGTACGACATGGTTTATGTGCAAGTGGCTGTAAGGTGGGCTCACGTGATGGAGACAACTCAAGACGGTGCACCATGA